In Lewinellaceae bacterium, a single window of DNA contains:
- a CDS encoding SusC/RagA family TonB-linked outer membrane protein, producing MLNPEGEAMVGASIFVKDGEAGTITDAKGQFEMRVLPGDSLVLSYIGYEESVIAAGNTPLAITLFPRVESLEEVVVTGYKLQKKRELTGAVGHLSEEDLNTGIIHAPEQLMQGRLAGVELLKTTGAPGAAFLIRIRGAGSIRANNSPLYVVDGYPLDLASVTPGAQVVEESNPLNFLNPADIESIDILKDASAAAIYGARGANGVVLITTKNGKGGQPQLNYTTYAAASKQLRKIDVLTSSEFRRLQGQYGFMGNDLGTSTDWQEEISRHAFTHNHGLSLSGGSAKTDYRFSLNFLDQEGILKKSGFLRAAGRARVRHRAWKDRLSVDLNLAYAYLQEQRPPSGIASFAPFLNPTMPIWNAAGDFFEPIPNFSHAVALLEGTNDETRTNRLQGMLSTTAQLAKGLSYQLRFGGDNSVGTRRFSLNRPQPPFTSNQADISERETGNLLFEHYATFEKNFGKAHRLSLLAGHSYQVFRTYDFIFSRGGFSTDAILNVHNIGGGIDDLYAESGTEKYALQSFFGRLDYQLLHRYFLTVNFRRDGSTRFGKSNRYGNFPAFALAWNISEEPFLTRWRDLDLFKLRASWGITGNQEIPNKITQQVLGFGPDLSAILDSTGAPIPGFTFLRTPNPGLQWEETRQLGLGLDFSFSRGRLQGTVDYFDKRTSNLLLELAAASAPTPTVWANVKGEIVNRGWEFTLGGTLIQSGRFSWQANGNLTLIENVVRGLPTPIRTGFQPIFTENTQIIQNGSPLGTFYGRKWLGFDEQGYSIIELDEEGDPVFTVLGQALPNYTWGMSHTVNWGKFDLHFMLNGSHGNEIYNRTARALLSKQGFPRGNNVLAGLLSTSEAFDNALLFSNYYIEDGSYIRLNMLSLGYTFQLDHARLRLYLAGNNLALLTAYRGFDPEVNYPTSTRGRFGRSNNIPPLGIDLNAYPSARTIMLGAELSIF from the coding sequence GTGCTTAACCCGGAAGGAGAAGCCATGGTTGGGGCCAGTATTTTTGTCAAGGACGGAGAGGCTGGGACAATTACAGATGCGAAAGGGCAATTTGAGATGCGTGTTTTACCTGGCGATTCGCTGGTGCTGTCGTATATAGGGTATGAGGAAAGCGTAATAGCTGCCGGAAATACCCCCCTTGCAATAACACTGTTTCCCAGGGTAGAAAGCCTGGAGGAAGTAGTGGTCACAGGTTACAAACTTCAAAAAAAAAGAGAACTAACCGGAGCGGTAGGCCATCTTTCCGAAGAAGATCTCAACACTGGTATTATTCATGCTCCCGAACAGCTCATGCAGGGGAGGCTGGCGGGCGTTGAACTCCTCAAAACAACGGGAGCGCCGGGGGCGGCGTTCCTCATTCGGATTCGCGGCGCCGGAAGCATCCGGGCCAACAATAGCCCACTCTATGTAGTTGATGGGTATCCGCTCGATCTCGCTTCCGTGACGCCAGGTGCCCAGGTAGTGGAAGAAAGCAACCCGCTCAATTTTCTGAATCCGGCGGATATCGAATCCATTGACATCCTGAAAGATGCCTCTGCAGCGGCGATCTACGGCGCCCGGGGCGCCAATGGAGTGGTACTCATCACCACCAAAAATGGCAAGGGCGGCCAGCCGCAGCTCAATTATACCACCTATGCCGCAGCTTCAAAGCAGCTCCGCAAGATCGATGTGCTCACCAGTTCCGAATTCAGAAGGCTACAGGGGCAATACGGTTTCATGGGCAACGACCTTGGCACTTCTACGGATTGGCAGGAAGAGATTAGCCGGCATGCCTTCACGCACAATCACGGCCTATCGCTGTCGGGGGGCAGCGCAAAAACGGATTACCGCTTTTCCCTCAATTTTCTGGATCAGGAGGGCATTTTAAAAAAATCGGGCTTTCTGAGAGCTGCCGGCCGCGCCAGGGTTCGGCATCGGGCCTGGAAGGACAGGTTGTCGGTCGACCTCAACCTGGCATACGCCTACCTCCAGGAGCAGCGCCCTCCCTCAGGCATTGCTTCCTTTGCGCCCTTCCTGAACCCCACAATGCCGATTTGGAACGCAGCGGGCGATTTTTTCGAGCCCATTCCCAATTTCAGCCATGCCGTTGCCCTACTGGAGGGGACAAATGACGAGACGCGAACCAACCGGCTGCAGGGGATGTTGTCAACAACTGCCCAACTTGCGAAAGGGCTCTCCTACCAGCTTCGATTCGGCGGGGATAACTCGGTGGGCACCCGCCGGTTTAGCCTCAACCGGCCACAGCCTCCTTTCACCAGCAACCAGGCAGATATCAGTGAACGGGAAACCGGCAATCTGCTTTTTGAGCATTACGCCACTTTTGAAAAAAACTTTGGCAAAGCGCATCGCTTGTCCCTGCTCGCAGGGCACTCTTATCAGGTATTCCGGACTTACGACTTCATCTTCTCTCGTGGCGGTTTTTCAACTGATGCCATCCTCAACGTCCATAACATCGGCGGAGGCATTGACGACCTATATGCCGAGTCTGGAACAGAAAAATATGCCCTGCAGTCCTTTTTCGGGCGGCTGGATTATCAGTTGCTGCACCGGTATTTTCTGACGGTTAATTTCCGCCGCGACGGTTCCACCCGTTTTGGAAAGAGCAACCGCTACGGCAATTTCCCCGCTTTCGCCCTGGCGTGGAATATATCGGAAGAACCATTCCTAACCAGATGGAGGGACCTCGACCTTTTCAAGCTTCGGGCGAGCTGGGGTATAACCGGCAACCAGGAGATTCCCAACAAAATCACTCAGCAGGTTTTGGGGTTCGGCCCGGATCTGTCGGCCATCCTCGACAGCACCGGCGCCCCCATTCCGGGTTTTACCTTCCTGCGCACGCCCAACCCTGGCCTGCAGTGGGAAGAAACCCGGCAGTTGGGCCTGGGCCTGGATTTTAGCTTTTCCCGGGGGCGCCTGCAGGGAACCGTCGATTATTTTGACAAACGGACCAGTAATTTATTATTAGAACTGGCGGCGGCCTCCGCTCCGACGCCAACCGTCTGGGCAAATGTGAAGGGGGAGATCGTCAACCGGGGCTGGGAATTCACGCTCGGAGGAACGCTGATCCAGTCCGGCCGTTTCAGCTGGCAGGCAAATGGCAACCTCACGCTTATCGAAAATGTAGTTCGGGGGCTTCCCACCCCCATACGCACCGGCTTTCAACCCATCTTTACTGAAAATACACAGATCATTCAAAACGGGTCGCCACTTGGTACTTTCTACGGTAGAAAATGGCTGGGCTTCGATGAGCAGGGATACAGTATAATTGAGTTGGACGAGGAGGGAGACCCCGTGTTTACGGTGCTCGGCCAGGCCCTGCCCAACTACACCTGGGGGATGAGCCATACCGTTAACTGGGGGAAATTTGACCTTCACTTTATGTTGAACGGTTCGCATGGGAATGAGATATACAACCGCACCGCAAGAGCGCTTTTATCGAAACAAGGTTTTCCCAGGGGAAATAATGTACTTGCTGGCCTCCTGTCTACAAGCGAGGCCTTTGACAATGCGCTGTTATTCTCCAATTATTATATTGAAGACGGTTCCTATATCCGGCTCAATATGCTCTCGCTGGGCTATACGTTCCAGTTGGATCATGCCCGGCTAAGGCTTTACCTGGCCGGCAACAACCTCGCCCTGTTAACCGCTTACCGGGGATTCGACCCGGAGGTAAATTATCCCACCTCTACCCGCGGCCGCTTCGGCCGCAGCAATAATATTCCCCCGCTGGGGATAGACCTTAATGCGTATCCCTCCGCCCGGACGATTATGCTGGGCGCCGAACTTTCTATATTTTAA
- a CDS encoding gliding motility-associated C-terminal domain-containing protein: MKSVWLLPLLWLPLCCLPTGMAGQSVWILEECGVSYIDPQDDLGNTQPSQDTLLYTAYFEEDTLLRAFYVDINAFGGQQVDRARVFALMPDGGRKEMGSLSFGNCIGCVDGFALEDNDSLLVQGVADVNTMNLWLQSLGQPAYALPANLQTLAGVGRLSGQLPFCAEGLQVEFVVFSNPNSTSTEFSTHIHCPETVRSCAIHKEVEVDCQKDSISLQALLPQDCFSGAVQVEWSNSNGWAASTATAQLALTGNEGMYYLRVEDDCCVYLDSVLVENPDFAQAGADQLICQGTVATLQGGGGASYFWERPDGSMEDGAVLAIPGARGADSGLYILHAFNEEGCEDTDSLLLTVNVPPDPQIAFAEVCLEDTLFLALANDSLFNQVSWTGARGNSISNGILYNFQPEDIGLYTLAATDSLGCEVVETFDVFGFTPSDIESVVEESCDSTRIYLFPDTYQYVWETGLQSNILATAAGGDFRVTVTDDQGCLNSRLYSLPAPDGPEVEVEVEQPLCPNDYGAIRFIPANPDQPLIYSIDGGETYALSPRFPKLLPGVYPLAIQDDLGCIREQSVTLIAPDTLAVDLDIEYLEVRPNTPVSLSARVIGDVQRYQWLPKEIDTEGQVTNFLARRDLDVRIIVEDARGCKASDGFQLTIVLGDIYVPNAFSPDEDGRNDRFTFYSDNGSGEIIERLQVFDRWGALIYEGEELFLNDESTGWDGYFGEKRMNPGVYAYHGIVRFGNGVRKSFKGDVSLVR; this comes from the coding sequence ATGAAGAGCGTTTGGTTGCTACCCCTTTTATGGCTACCCCTCTGTTGCCTGCCCACCGGCATGGCGGGCCAATCTGTATGGATACTCGAAGAATGCGGCGTATCCTACATCGACCCGCAGGATGACCTCGGCAACACCCAACCTTCGCAGGACACCTTGTTGTATACTGCTTACTTTGAAGAGGATACGTTGCTGCGCGCCTTTTATGTAGATATCAACGCCTTTGGCGGGCAGCAGGTAGACCGCGCCCGCGTTTTTGCCCTGATGCCGGATGGCGGCCGCAAGGAGATGGGCAGTCTCTCTTTTGGCAACTGCATCGGTTGCGTGGATGGCTTTGCCCTGGAAGATAATGACTCCCTTTTGGTGCAGGGCGTCGCGGACGTCAATACGATGAACCTGTGGCTGCAATCGCTCGGACAGCCGGCCTACGCCCTGCCCGCCAACCTGCAAACCCTTGCCGGCGTAGGCCGGCTGAGCGGGCAGCTGCCCTTCTGTGCGGAGGGCCTGCAGGTAGAATTTGTCGTTTTCAGCAACCCCAATAGCACCTCCACCGAATTTTCTACCCACATCCACTGCCCGGAAACGGTGCGCTCCTGTGCGATCCACAAGGAAGTAGAGGTGGATTGCCAGAAAGACAGCATTTCCCTGCAGGCCCTGCTGCCTCAGGATTGTTTTTCCGGAGCAGTGCAGGTAGAATGGTCCAACTCCAATGGATGGGCCGCCAGTACAGCAACGGCTCAGCTGGCATTGACGGGCAACGAGGGCATGTACTACCTGCGCGTAGAAGACGATTGCTGCGTATACCTGGACTCCGTGCTGGTGGAAAATCCGGATTTTGCCCAGGCCGGCGCCGACCAGCTGATCTGCCAGGGCACGGTGGCTACCCTTCAGGGCGGCGGCGGCGCCAGCTACTTCTGGGAAAGGCCCGACGGCAGCATGGAAGATGGCGCCGTACTTGCCATCCCCGGCGCCCGGGGCGCCGATAGCGGCCTCTACATCCTCCATGCTTTCAACGAGGAGGGGTGTGAAGATACGGACAGCCTCCTGCTCACCGTCAATGTGCCGCCCGATCCGCAGATCGCCTTTGCGGAAGTATGCCTGGAGGACACCCTCTTCCTGGCCCTTGCCAACGACAGCCTCTTCAACCAGGTGTCCTGGACGGGCGCCCGGGGAAACAGCATATCTAATGGCATCCTTTATAACTTCCAACCCGAGGACATTGGCCTTTATACCCTGGCTGCAACCGACTCCCTGGGCTGCGAAGTGGTGGAAACCTTCGACGTTTTTGGCTTTACCCCTTCAGATATAGAATCGGTGGTCGAGGAGAGCTGCGACAGCACCCGCATTTATTTATTTCCCGATACCTATCAGTACGTATGGGAAACTGGTTTACAGAGCAACATTTTGGCCACTGCTGCCGGCGGCGATTTTCGGGTAACCGTCACCGATGATCAAGGCTGCCTCAATTCCCGCCTCTACAGCCTCCCCGCCCCCGACGGGCCGGAGGTAGAGGTGGAAGTTGAACAACCCCTTTGCCCCAACGATTACGGGGCGATCCGCTTTATTCCCGCCAACCCGGATCAACCGCTCATCTATTCCATTGATGGAGGAGAAACGTACGCCCTGTCGCCGCGATTCCCCAAACTGCTGCCGGGTGTATATCCATTAGCCATTCAGGATGATCTGGGCTGCATCCGCGAGCAGAGCGTAACGCTTATTGCTCCGGACACGCTGGCGGTGGATTTGGACATCGAATACCTGGAAGTGCGCCCCAATACGCCGGTAAGCCTGTCTGCCCGGGTGATCGGCGATGTGCAGCGCTACCAGTGGTTGCCAAAGGAAATCGACACCGAAGGGCAGGTTACCAACTTCCTGGCCCGGCGGGACTTGGATGTGCGCATCATCGTGGAGGACGCCCGGGGCTGCAAGGCTTCCGATGGCTTTCAGCTGACGATTGTGCTCGGCGACATCTACGTGCCCAATGCCTTTTCGCCAGATGAAGACGGCCGAAACGACCGCTTTACTTTTTACAGCGACAACGGCTCCGGCGAGATCATCGAACGGCTGCAGGTCTTCGACCGCTGGGGCGCGCTGATCTACGAAGGGGAGGAACTTTTTCTAAACGACGAATCGACCGGATGGGACGGGTACTTCGGCGAAAAACGCATGAACCCGGGCGTGTATGCCTACCACGGAATCGTGCGCTTTGGGAACGGCGTAAGAAAATCATTCAAAGGCGATGTATCGCTGGTTCGATAA
- a CDS encoding RagB/SusD family nutrient uptake outer membrane protein has protein sequence MMIKKLIPLTFATLFLAFSCSLEEEVLDESSGENLLEEPGIEMNLLAPVYSQLKTVIAGDLWALSEASSDEVVVPTRGLDWEDEGKWKQLHRHSWDAASGPILGLWTALETGVSRANTGLLLLESLEGKRNPALTRSLRAELRLLRALYCYWQYDCFRQIPVRDIEDEDYLTPPPVLKNQEAFEWLESELLSILPDMKPMVEQDYGRAAVDAARFLLAKLYLNAAAYTGQPAWEQCLEQCAAIMNTGRYQLADDYFHLFSVDNEVDNTEAIFVLRGSSQQSLELFLGAAVTLHRNQRLGTSLWTFNGYCTVPDFFYTWDQGDARFQDDRIRAATGANLGFLVGPQYHPDGSPVLTTGGEPLAYTVEVDLYNAMEWEGVRVLKYEPDPASGNLYFLGRCDFLLFRFADLHLMKTEVLLRLGRPQEALALANELREKRGVSGLNELTEDALLKERGFELYWEGWRRQDLIRFGRFAAGAWKDKQPVPEYRNVFPIPQTALDVNPNLQQNPGY, from the coding sequence ATGATGATAAAAAAACTGATACCCCTCACCTTTGCAACCCTCTTCCTGGCCTTCAGCTGTTCGCTGGAGGAGGAGGTTCTGGACGAAAGCAGCGGGGAAAACCTGCTGGAAGAACCCGGGATCGAAATGAACCTCCTGGCCCCTGTCTACAGTCAACTGAAAACAGTTATTGCCGGCGACTTGTGGGCGCTCAGCGAAGCGTCGAGTGATGAAGTCGTTGTTCCCACCCGGGGGCTGGATTGGGAGGATGAGGGCAAATGGAAGCAGTTGCACCGGCACTCCTGGGATGCTGCAAGCGGCCCCATCCTCGGCCTTTGGACGGCTCTGGAAACCGGCGTTTCCAGAGCCAACACCGGCTTACTCCTGCTGGAGAGCCTGGAAGGGAAGCGGAATCCCGCTTTGACCAGATCATTGCGCGCCGAACTGCGCCTGCTGCGGGCCCTGTACTGCTACTGGCAATATGACTGCTTCCGGCAGATTCCGGTTCGGGATATAGAAGACGAGGACTATCTCACTCCACCGCCGGTTTTGAAAAACCAGGAGGCCTTTGAGTGGCTCGAAAGCGAACTGTTGTCCATTTTGCCGGATATGAAACCCATGGTTGAGCAGGATTACGGCAGGGCTGCCGTTGATGCCGCCCGTTTCCTGCTGGCCAAACTCTATCTAAACGCAGCCGCATATACCGGCCAACCGGCTTGGGAGCAGTGCCTGGAGCAGTGCGCAGCTATCATGAATACCGGCCGGTATCAGTTGGCCGATGATTATTTTCACTTGTTCAGCGTCGATAATGAGGTGGATAACACAGAAGCCATTTTCGTCCTTCGCGGCAGCAGCCAGCAATCCCTGGAGCTTTTCCTGGGGGCGGCCGTCACCCTGCACCGGAACCAGCGGCTGGGCACTTCCCTTTGGACGTTCAATGGATATTGCACGGTTCCCGATTTCTTCTACACCTGGGATCAGGGCGACGCTCGCTTTCAAGATGATCGCATCCGGGCGGCTACCGGCGCCAACCTGGGCTTTCTTGTTGGGCCCCAGTATCATCCGGATGGGAGCCCGGTGTTGACAACCGGCGGAGAACCGCTCGCCTACACGGTAGAGGTAGATCTCTACAATGCGATGGAGTGGGAAGGCGTGCGCGTATTGAAATATGAACCCGACCCCGCATCCGGAAACCTCTATTTCCTGGGGCGCTGCGATTTTCTCCTCTTCCGTTTTGCCGACCTACACCTAATGAAGACGGAGGTATTGTTGCGATTGGGCCGGCCCCAGGAGGCGCTGGCGCTTGCCAATGAATTGCGCGAGAAACGAGGTGTGTCCGGGCTCAATGAACTGACGGAAGATGCCCTGCTGAAAGAACGGGGGTTTGAACTCTACTGGGAAGGCTGGCGCCGGCAGGACCTCATTCGTTTCGGCCGCTTCGCCGCCGGCGCCTGGAAGGACAAACAGCCCGTGCCGGAATACCGCAATGTTTTTCCCATTCCGCAGACGGCCCTGGATGTCAATCCGAATTTGCAACAGAACCCGGGGTATTGA
- the crcB gene encoding fluoride efflux transporter CrcB: MNPYLLVFLGGGLGSVCRYGIAHWLGSHNLTFPLATFLANALSCVFLGWLVGLSLRGQVGDTCKFMLMTGFCGGFSTFSTFTNETFSLLQAGHLGLGLLNIGGSLLLCLACIYAGIRMGI, from the coding sequence ATGAATCCTTACCTGCTTGTTTTCCTCGGCGGCGGGCTGGGCAGCGTTTGCCGGTACGGCATCGCCCACTGGCTCGGAAGCCATAACCTTACCTTCCCGTTGGCTACTTTCCTGGCCAACGCGCTGAGCTGTGTCTTCCTGGGCTGGCTGGTGGGGCTAAGCCTGCGCGGCCAGGTGGGCGACACCTGCAAGTTTATGCTGATGACGGGCTTCTGCGGCGGCTTCAGCACCTTCTCCACCTTCACCAACGAAACCTTCAGCCTACTGCAGGCGGGCCACCTCGGCCTGGGCCTGCTCAATATAGGCGGCAGCCTATTGCTTTGCCTGGCTTGTATCTATGCGGGCATTAGAATGGGCATCTGA
- a CDS encoding glucosaminidase domain-containing protein: MGGVSASALQRFYQIEDSPGLFSQRESAGPEKIGLRSTWKAEAILDKLEKAGFSKGRMRAARQFIDYIETNKDAALLEMHRHKVPASIKLAQALLESSAGNSRLARKTNNHFGIKARLSALARQKVSAKRYHELRDEDFNFVAPAVAVFNFHDDHSYDRFEAYRSVGDSYARHTQLLTRPCTPGQTGCYSWIWPTFPVGRDHDITEAARTFQRASGIAPGEFFNGQTTVPYYAACAAGLKMAGYATSKTYHQKLWYLIDTYELWRLDLALLKGLEE; encoded by the coding sequence ATGGGAGGCGTTTCGGCCAGTGCCCTGCAGCGCTTTTATCAAATAGAAGACTCGCCCGGCCTCTTCAGCCAGCGGGAAAGCGCCGGCCCTGAAAAAATCGGCCTGCGCTCCACCTGGAAAGCAGAAGCCATCCTGGACAAACTCGAAAAAGCCGGCTTTTCCAAAGGCCGGATGCGGGCCGCCCGCCAGTTTATCGATTACATTGAAACCAACAAGGATGCTGCCCTGCTGGAGATGCACCGCCACAAAGTGCCGGCCAGCATCAAGCTGGCGCAGGCCCTGCTGGAATCCAGCGCCGGCAACTCCCGCCTGGCGCGGAAAACCAACAACCACTTTGGCATCAAGGCCCGGCTGAGCGCCCTGGCCCGGCAAAAGGTAAGCGCCAAACGCTATCATGAACTGCGGGACGAGGATTTTAATTTTGTCGCTCCCGCCGTCGCCGTTTTCAACTTCCACGACGACCATTCCTACGACCGCTTCGAGGCCTACCGCTCCGTCGGCGACAGCTACGCCCGCCATACCCAGCTGCTCACCCGCCCCTGCACCCCCGGCCAGACGGGCTGCTACAGCTGGATCTGGCCCACCTTCCCCGTCGGCCGCGACCACGACATCACCGAGGCGGCCCGCACCTTCCAGCGTGCTTCCGGCATCGCCCCCGGCGAGTTCTTCAACGGACAAACTACCGTGCCCTACTACGCCGCCTGCGCCGCCGGCCTGAAAATGGCGGGGTACGCTACCAGCAAGACGTACCACCAGAAACTGTGGTACCTGATCGATACGTATGAGTTGTGGCGGCTGGATTTGGCGTTGCTGAAGGGGTTGGAGGAGTAG